The window GCTAAAGAAATGGAACGCGAAAACTTTACCATTCCTTTGATTATCGGTGGCGCTACAACATCTAGAATTCATGCGGCGGTTAAAGTTGCGCCTAACTATTCCGGACCAGCAATTCATGTTTTGGATGCTTCTAGAAGTGTTACAGTTTGCAGTACTTTAATGAATCCTGAAACTAAGGATGAATATGTTGCTGGTATCAGAGCGGAATATGATAAAGCTCGTGAAGCACACTTAAACAAGCGTTCTGATAAACGATTTAAAACCATAGAACAGGCTCGAGAAAACAAATTTAAGATCGATTTTGAAGAGGATCTACCAATACCTGAATTTACAGGAACCAGGGTTTTTGACAATTATCCATTGGAAGAACTGGTGCCTTATATAGATTGGACTCCATTTTTTCATACCTGGGAACTTCGTGGTAGTTATCCTAAAATATTCGCTGATAAAAACGTTGGGGATGAAGCCAAGAAGCTTTTCGATGATGCACAGGAATTGTTGAAACGCATTTTGGACGGCAAATTCTTGACTGCAAGAGGCGTTATTGGTTTTTGGCCAGCAAATTCTGTAGGAGATGATATTGTGTTAAAAGTCAGAAGTAGCAAGTCCAACGTTGGAAGTCTGCAAGAAGACTCGACACTCGAAACGCAACACGCTGAACTTAGAACTATCCACACCCTTCGCCAGCAGGCAGAAAAAGTTGACGGTCAACCTTATTACGCATTATCCGATTTTATCGCACCAAAAGAAACAGGCATTCAAGATTATTTCGGTGGATTTGCAGTTACAACAGGAATAGGCGTTGATGAATTAGTAGCTGAATTTGAAGCCAATTACGACGATTATAATAGCATCATGGTAAAAGCGTTAGCCGATCGTTTGGCCGAAGCGTTTGCCGAACGCATGCACGAGCGTGTTCGTAAAGAATTTTGGGGTTATGCAAAAGATGAAAATTTAACTAATCAAGATTTAATTAAAGAGGAATATGCAGGTATTCGTCCGGCGCCAGGTTATCCAGCTTGTCCGGAACACACTGAAAAAGGAACTTTGTTTCAATTGTTAGATGCAGAAAATAAAATCGGACTGAAATTAACTGAAAGTTACGCCATGTATCCAACAGCTGCAGTAAGTGGTTTTTACTTTGCTCATCCACAATCCAGATATTTCGGTTTAGGAAAAATTACTAAGGATCAGATAGAAGATTATGCAGTAAGAAAAGCCATGCCAGTAGAAGAGGTGGAACGTTGGCTGGGGCCGAATTTGGCGTACTAATGTTGTGGGTTGCTTTGTGTCATCCTGAGGAACGAAGGATCTGTTTGCTAGGAGCATAAACCGTTAATGAAAGTAATAACTAAAAACTTAATGCTAAAATGTTAGAGATGCTTTGTGCCTCAGCATGACAGATATAAACACTCAATGAAAATTACAGACCATATAAAAAACGCAAAGGGTAAAACCTTATTCTCATTCGAACTTTTGCCTCCAATAAAAGGACAAAGTATTCAATGGATTTACGATGCCATTGATCCTTTATTGGAATTTAATCCACCATTTATCGACGTTACCTCTTTGCGGGAAGATTACATTTACAAAGAGCAGGATAATGGATTGTTACAGAAAGTTTCTTACCGCAAACGCCCAGGAACCATTGCGATTTGTGCTGCAATTATTCATAAATATAAAATTGATGCTGTGCCGCATTTAATTTGTGGTGGTTTCACTAAAGAAGAAACCGAAAATGCCTTAATCGATTTACAATTTTTAGGAATTGATAATGTTTTGGCTTTACGTGGTGATGCCCGTGCTGCCGATCATTCATTTGTGCCAACTAATGGTGGACATTGTTACGCCACAGATTTAATTCAGCATATTAAAAATCATAATGAAGGCAAGTTTTTACATGAGGATATTGAAACATTCAAAAGCGATTTCTGTATCGGCGTTGCCGGATATCCTGAAAAACATTTTGAGGCTCCAAATCTAAATGCTGATTTCAAATATTTGAAGAAAAAAGTAGATATGGGTGCAGAATTTATTGTAACCCAAATGTTTTTTGACAATCAGAAATATTTTGCATTTGTAAATAAATGTAGGGAGAATGGAATTAATGTTCCTATTATACCCGGTTTAAAGCCAATCAGTACTCTTTCGCAGCTAAATGTTCTGCCAAAGATTTTCCATATCGATTTACCAGATGAATTATCGGATGCTTTATCTCACGCTAAGAGCAACGCAGAGGCAAAAGAAATTGGTACAGAAGCGATGATCAAACAAGCTAAAGAATTAATGGAGTTTGGTGCGCCTGTGCTTCATTTTTACACTATGGGTAGACCCGGACAAACAAAGGAGATTGCCAAAGCAATATTTTAAGAACGCAAGAAACAATTTACCTTTAAAATATTACAGAACTTTAACTCCCATTGGTTGTTTAAATTATAAGAAATTAATAGTTTTGATTTATTATGAGCGGTTCAAAATATCTTTTAATATTTTTTATTGCGCTAACACTTATGTTTAAGGTTAGTCATGTAACTTCGGTCATAATCTTTCCAAATGCTAGCCAAGTAGAAATTGACCAGGAAGAATCTGAAAAAGAGGAAAAGAAAACTGAAATCGAAATTTGTGTAAATCAAACTATTCAAAATTATCCTATAATTTTCGCTTACGAAACTGAAAAACCTCTTGTTGTAAGAGAAGGTTTTTTTCATATTTCTTATTATCCAGAGGTGTTAACACCACCACCATCTCTAATAATATAGTTTCACTTCCGTAATTCATTTCTCTTCGATTTCAGTCGAAAGGAATTTCCATTAACTTTCTTAAATATACAATAGTATGAAACGAGCAATTTCACTATCATTTGCGGTATTCTTAATATTCGCATTTACAAAAATAAAAGCGCAGGAGGTTGCGCAAACCAACATTCAACCGATAAACAATTCAGTTTCATTGTTATCTCAGTTGCAGCCAATCAGTTTTAATTATGATAAAAATTGGGCAGATAAATTAAAAATTTCGAGTAAATCTCAGTTCGGATTTTTAACTTCTGATTTTCAAAAAGTTTTACCCGCTTTAGTGACTAAAACAGCCAAAGATTATGCTGCTGGGAAGAATGCTTTTAACACAGCAACGATAGCGAAAATCGATTATGAGAGTTTAGTTCCGTTATTGGTTGGCAGTATAAAAGAGCAACAGCTACAGATAGAAGAGTTGAGGCGAGAAGTACAAATGCTTAAATCGCAAAGTGCTAGATAACTTTAAGGTCCCGATTGAAAGATCGGGACTTTTTAATAAACAACATTACCAGCTTAATTCATTTAGAGCTTTCTTATATTTTTCTTCATCAAAACGATAAAGATGTGGTGCTTTGTGTGCGCCACCTTTTCTAGGTTCGTCAAGTTTGATTAAAATGTCATAACGCATAATTTTCCTGTAGAAATTTCCCCGGTTTAATTTTTGGCCAAGAATAGTTTCATATAATGATTGCAATTCAGGCATGGTAAAGGTTTTTGGCATCAAATTATATCCTATTGGCTTATAACTTAATTGCTCCCGAAGGGTTTTAAGTGCCTTTTTTAATATCAATTCGTGATCCATTACCATTGTTGGTAATTGATTTATGGATACCCATTCGCAGCTTTCTGAAAACGAATCAGGAATAGGAGTAACATTAGTTTGATCAACCAATGCATAATATCCAACAGTAATGAAGCGCTGCTTATGCCATAAATCATCTTTGTAAGCTGCAAAATAATTTTCGGATCTGTTAATATCTCCGAAAACTCCAAAAACATTTAAGAAAATTCTTTCGGCCCCGCTTCGTTCAAAAAGCACTCTCTTGGCAGCATCATCAAGTGATTCATCTTTAAATACGTAGCCTCCTGGTAATATCCAATTTTTTTCGTTCTTAATCTTTAATATAAGAACATTTAAGCTGCTATTGCTAAACCCAAAAACCACACAATCTACTGAGACATGTGGTAAAGCTGTTCTCCAATGTGCATCGCTCGATCGTTCTAATTCTTTATCAATCATCTTCTAAACTGCTTTCCTTGGTTGCTAAGTTAAATAATTTGTTTTTATTAAAATAAAACATTAATCATTGTTTCATAATGAAACAATGACCTATATTTGTTATTGTCAACCAAATATTAAGTAAATATGAAAATCAAATATTTCAAAAAGGCAGCCGTTGTATTTCTTTCAGGCGCTTTGATTCTTCCTCTGTTGAGCTGGAAAGAAGATCCAATAAAGAAATCAACTATTAGTATTAATGGCTTCACGTTTACTGATTTGAATAAAAATGGAGAATTGGATCGATACGAGGATTATCGTCTGTCTATAGCCGATCGAATAACAGATTTAATCAGCAAAATGACTGATGATGAAAAAGCATCAATGCTGATGGGAACTGGAATGCCAGGTTTTGATGGTTTAACGCCTGTTGTTGGTGCCATTGAAGGTCGTGTTCCAGGGGCAGCAGGTGGAACATACGCCATTAAACGTTTAGGAATTCCAGAAATTATCGTAGCAGATGGCCCTGCTGGATTACGAATTAAACCCATTCGCGATAATGATAAAAACACTTATTACTGTACAGCTTTTCCTGTTGGAACAGCTTTGGCATCTACATGGAATCCTTTGCTAATTGAATCAGTTGGCAAAGCAATGGGAAATGAAGTGAAAGAATATGGCGTAGATGTACTTTTGGCTCCAGCTTTAAACATTCATAGAAATCCTTTAAATGGAAGAAATTTTGAATATTATTCTGAAGATCCACTGATTGCAGGCAAAATCGCTGCGGCAATGGTTAATGGCATTCAATCGAACGGTGTTGGCACTTCTGTAAAACATTTTGCAGCCAATAATCAGGAAACCAATCGACTTTCCATTAATGAAAATATTACAGAAAGGGCAATGCGTGAATTGTATTTAAAAGGCTTTGAAATTACAGTTAAAGAATCAAGCCCATGGACGATCATGTCTTCTTACAATAAAATAAATGGCACTTATACTTCGGCAAGAAAAGATTTATTAACTGATATTCTTCGTGATGAATGGGGATTTAAAGGCATTGTAATGACAGATTGGTTTGGTGGATTTGCTGGTTTTAGCTCAATTCAAGGTGGAACTAGTAACGTTGCAGATCAATTAACCGCAGGTAACGATTTATTAATGCCCGGAATTCCAGCTCAAAAAAAGGCTATTCTCGAAGCCATGAAAAACGGTAAATTGACCAAGGAAGTCGTGGACAGAGATTTAAGAAATATTTTAACCCTTGTTTTAAAGTCTTCTACAATGGCAAAATATAAATATTCTGATAAGCCAGATTTGAAATCGCATACTGCAATTACCCGTTCAGCCGCTGCGGAAGGAATGATTTTGCTTAAAAATGATGCTGCAATATTGCCATTTAACAGTAAAGCAAATCCCATTTCCGCATTTGGAGTAACTTCTTATGATTTTATAGCAGGTGGAACCGGAAGTGGTGATGTAAATGAAGCTTACACGGTTTCATTAATTGAAGGCTTAAATAAAGCAGGCTACAAATTGGATGATGAATTAAATAAAATGTATAGCCCTTTTGTAGCTAAAGAAAAAGCAGCAGAATTGGCGAGTAGAAAAGAGCGTGGTATTTTAGCTTTGCCTCAGCGCTTGCCTGAATTGGAATTAAGTAAAGATCTAATTGCTAAAAAAGCTGAATCAACGGCATTGGCCATTATTACCGTTGGAAGAAATTCTGGTGAAGGAGGCGATAGGAATATAAATGACGATTTTAATTTAGCCGCTGATGAAATCATGCTGATCAATAATGTCAGTGAAGCTTTCCATGCAAAAGGGAAAAAGGTTGTCGTGATTTTAAATATTGGTGGCGTAATTGAAACGGCTAGTTGGAAAGACAAGGTAGATGCGATTTTACTTTCATGGCAACCAGGGCAAGAAGGTGGCAATTCAGTAGCAGATATTATTAGTGGAAAAGTAAATCCATCGGGTAAGTTAACGATGACTTTTCCAGTAAAGTATGAAGATACGCCATCAGCAAAAAATTGGTTAGGAACGCCCATTGCAAATCCTGAAAACGTAACTTACGAGGAAGGGATTTATGTTGGTTATCGCTATTTAAATACTTTTAACATTAAGCCATCCTATGAATTTGGCTATGGATTATCCTATACAAACTTTGACTATACCAATCTTAAATTGAGTAATAAGACCTTTAACGGAAAGATTATCGCTTCATTAAGCATTAAAAACACAGGAAAAGTTGCAGGTAAGGAAGTGATAGAATTATACCTTTCTGCACCACATCAAAATATAGATAAACCTAAAATGGAACTGAAAGCTTTTGCAAAAACAAAATTGCTCAAAGCCGGAGAATCTCAAACCGTTGAACTAACAATTTTACCTAAAGATTTAGCCTCTTTTATGGAAAGTAAAAGTGCATGGATTGCCGAAAAAGGAGAATACAAAGTTGCTATCGGTTCTTCATCGTTAAATATTAAACAAACTGCTACTTTTTCTTTAACAAAAGAATTAGAGGTAGAAAAGGTTCATAAAGCTTTTGCATTAACTACTGTTGTAAACGAGTTGAAGAGTAAATAAAATTAGAAGCTTCCCGACTAGCGATATCTAAATAGCTGTTGCTGGTCGAGATTTTCAATCTCGACCCAGAAGTAGATAGGATTAAAAATCCTTAGAAATATTAGACGGGATTACAAATCCCGACTAGCGATGGGTAGAAAAGGTTCATAAAGCTTTTTCATTAACTGCTGTTGTAAACGAGTTGAAGAATAAATAAAATTAGAAGCTTTCCGACTAGCGATAGCTAAATAGCTGTGGTGGGTCGAGATTGCAAATCCCGGCTAGCGATGGTTTTTAAGGCTGGGGCTGGTCGAGATTTGCAATCTCGACCCAAGAAATGTGGATTTTTAATCCACTTATAAATATATTACCTCAACCAAACCCATTCCACCGCTGTAATTTAATGCTGAGCTATAAACATAATGTTCAGCTTCATAAACAATCCCGGCTTCTACAGGATTATTGTGTATGTAACTTAATTTTTGTTCTTTAAAATGATTGGTTTCCAAGGATATTGGATGAAACCCATGTTGCCAAAATTTAAACTCATCACTTTTTGAATGAATCTTGGCAGCAAAGGCAAACTTATTTAATAACCAATCTCTGCTTTCGTTGATTTCTTTAATCGTCGCAACTATTTTTTTGGATGTAAATTTTTAAAATCACGCATGATAGCAGAGAGATTTTGTCCCTCGTCAGCACTTACTATCATGTGTAAATGACTTAGCATTAAACACCATGAATAAATAACTAACCCTTTTTCTTTCTGGCAATATTTGAGACTTTCAACAATAACATTAGATAACTCTTTCCTTGTAAAAACATCAATCCAATTTACAACTGTTGTCGTTATAAAATAAATGCCATTATCATCAGCAACCTTATACTTAAACCCCATTAATAAATATAAGTATAATTGAAAGGATTAAAAATCCTAAGAAATAATAGACGGGATTACAAATCCCGACTAGCGATGGTGTTTAAGACTGGTCGAGATTTGTAATCTCGACCTAAGAAATGTGGATTTTTAATCCACTTTATCAATTACCCCCTCAATAAATAATTTTTAAATCCTTCAAAATCTGTTGCTAATTGATCAGCATGATGTGATTTACTTTCCAAAGCTTTCACCTGCACTGGAATTTCAATTTTACTTGCAATCTCAATTGGGAAGATATCGGGAAACTTACAAGCATGAGCAGTTGATAAAAATACTGCCGCAGTTTCATCCATAGGGTTTTCCTTTCTAAATTTTTCAATTGCTATGTAGGCAATTGCAGTGTGCGGACAAGCAACATAATTAAATTTGTTATCGATCTCTTTAATTCCGGCAAGCGTTTCTTCATCATCAAAACGATAAGAAGTAACTACTTTTTTAAGCGCATCTACATCTCCTTTAAATAAATCCATAATGCGAATCCAATTGCTTGGCGCACCCACATCCATGGCGTTTGAGTAAGTTTGTGTAGATGGTTTAGTTTCATAAATTCCAGTCTCGAAAAAGCGGGGAACGGTATCATTTATGTTGGTTGCTGCTATAAATTGCTTAACCGGTAAGCCTAACTTATACGCTAGTAAACCTGCACCAATATTTCCGAAATTTCCACTTGGAACAGAGAAAATAACATCATTTATACCCTGTTTTTTGAGCTGGGCATAAGTATTGAAATAATAAAATGTTTGCGGAATTAACCTAGCAATATTGATTGAATTTGCAGAAGTTAGTCGTAGTTTCCCGTTCAACTCATCATCAGCAAAAGCTTGCTTTACCAAAGCTTGGCAATCATCAAAAGTGCCTTTAACTTCGATAGCTCTAATGTTTTGCCCGTTGGTAGTTAATTGTAATTCTTGTATCGGACTCACTTTTCCCTCTGGATAAAGAATGGTAACTCTTGTATTAGGTACGCCTAAAAAGCCTAATGCAACTGCGCCACCGGTATCGCCAGAAGTAGCTACCAATACATCTAATAATTGCTCGCCATCTTTAAGGAAATATGCCATCACACGACTCATAAAACGAGCACCAAAATCTTTAAAAGCCAGTGATGGTCCGTGGAAAAGTTCTAAAACGAAAGTTTTATCATCAAGCTTTACAGCAGGAGCTTCAAAATTAATAGCGTCTTCAATTATTGCTTTTAAAGCCTCAGCAGGGATCTCATCTTTTAGTAAGGTTGAAGCAATTTCGTAAGCGATTTCAGGTAAAGAATATTTCTCAATATTTTCAATAAATTCTGCATCTAACTGCGGAATTTCTACAGGCATATATAAGCCTTTATCCTGCGGCATGCTATTAAAAACGGCGTCTTTGAAGGAAACACGTAAATCCTTGTTATTGGTCGAATATAGTTTCATTTTAGGGTATAAAGTTTAGGGTTTAAGGTTGAGTGTTATGATGCATAGTTTTACCATACACCTTTAAACCTTCACCTTAGACCTTTTTTAAATCACTCTCGGTCCTTCAGCGTTAACCGAAGAAACGTAAGCTTTGCTATTAATATTAATTTTAAGCAAGTGTTTTTGCTGCGCTTTGGTGATTATTTTAGCGGTTTCTTCATCTTTTGTTAAAGCAAAAACTGATGGGCCAGAACCAGAAATTCCAAAACCAATTGCTCCATTTTCCATGGCAATTGTTCTCATTTCTTCAAAGCCAGGAATCAAGATGGAACGAGTTGGTTCTACTAAAACATCTTTCATGCTTCTTCCGATCAAATCGAAATCATTCATAAATAATCCGCTTACTAAGCCAGCAACATTTCCCCATTGTGTAACGGCATCTTTTAATAAAACCTTACTACGGATCATCTGACGGGCATCTTTTGTTGGTACATCAACTTCAGGATAAACTATTGCGGCGTACATTCCGGCAGGTGTCGGCAAAGAAATTACATCTAATGGATCGTAACTTCTTACTAAAACAAAACCGCCTAAAATTGCTGGCGCAACGTTATCCGCATGACCATAACCACAAGCTAATTCTTCGCCTTTCATGGCAAATGGAACCAATTCTTTAGGCGTTAATAAATCGCCCATTAATTTGTTTATGGCAAATAAACCAGCAACAGTACTGGCCGAACTAGAACCTAAACCGCTACCAATAGGCATCTTTTTGTGGAGATCAATTTCAACGCCAACATCCAAACGGTTGATATATTGCAAATAATGTTGAACACTTGCGCTAACTGTGTTCTTTGCGGCATCTAATGGCAAACGACCATCATCACCAGTAATTTTTTTGATTACAACACCAGGTGTATCAGTTAAACGCATTTCAACTTCGTCGCCTGGTTCATTAACAGCAAAACCTAATACATCGAAACCGCAGACAACGTTTGCAACAGTGGCCGGTGCGAAAACGCGGATAGACCTCAAATCCTCTAAATCCCCCAAAGTCCCGAAGGGGGCTTTTGCCTTTCCGGCGGTCATATCTAAAGTTTCAACAGGGCTTAAATTGTTATTTGACATCGTCTATTTATTTTTTGTTTCCCAAGGTTGAAACCTTGGGCTATGCTATTGTATTCTACTCTGGGTTTTTAAAGCCCCATTCGGGGTTTGGGGGATTTACGCCCCAACATTTATAATATCAGCAAAAACACCTGCGGCGGTCACTTCTGCGCCAGCACCAGGCCCTTTAACGACTAAAGGACGAGATTTATAACGATCTGTAGTGAATGAAATAATGTTATCACTTCCAGAAAGCATGTAAAAAGGGTGACTATCATCAACCATTTGAAGGCTGATTTCTACATTGCCATCTTCCAGCTTTCCGATGTAGCGTAATACTTTTTTATCGTTCGCAGCTTTAGTTTTCAAGTCTTCGAAGTAAGCCGAGTTTTTTTGCAATTCAGCGTAGAAATCCTCCACAGAAGTGGCGTTTAAGCAAGCTTCAGGTAAAATATTGTCGATTTTTACATCGACCGCTTCCAAAGGATAACCAGCATCACGAGCCAAGATTAGCATCTTACGCATAAAATCTTTTCCATTTAAATCATCACGTGGATCCGGCTCTGTATACCCTAGATCCTGTGCTTCTTTTACAGTTTCATAAAAGCCAGCATCACCTTTAAAATTATTAAAAATGTAAGAAATCGTTCCTGATAAGATAGCCTCAATTCGTGCAACTTTATCGCCACTTAACATCAGTTCTCTTAAAGTTCGGATGATTGGCAAGCCTGCGCCAACATTAGTTTCATAATAGAAATCTACACCGAATTTACGGGCAGTATCTTTGAATGATTTATATTGAGCAAAATCTGCCGAATTACCTTTTTTGTTACATGTTACCACGGAAATACTGCTCTCGAAAACACCCTGATAAAATTCAATTGGAGATTCTGCAGCAGTATTATCTACAAAAACGCAATTTGGTAAGTTTAATGCTTTCATTCGTGCA is drawn from Pedobacter mucosus and contains these coding sequences:
- a CDS encoding methylenetetrahydrofolate reductase, with protein sequence MKITDHIKNAKGKTLFSFELLPPIKGQSIQWIYDAIDPLLEFNPPFIDVTSLREDYIYKEQDNGLLQKVSYRKRPGTIAICAAIIHKYKIDAVPHLICGGFTKEETENALIDLQFLGIDNVLALRGDARAADHSFVPTNGGHCYATDLIQHIKNHNEGKFLHEDIETFKSDFCIGVAGYPEKHFEAPNLNADFKYLKKKVDMGAEFIVTQMFFDNQKYFAFVNKCRENGINVPIIPGLKPISTLSQLNVLPKIFHIDLPDELSDALSHAKSNAEAKEIGTEAMIKQAKELMEFGAPVLHFYTMGRPGQTKEIAKAIF
- a CDS encoding tail fiber domain-containing protein — encoded protein: MKRAISLSFAVFLIFAFTKIKAQEVAQTNIQPINNSVSLLSQLQPISFNYDKNWADKLKISSKSQFGFLTSDFQKVLPALVTKTAKDYAAGKNAFNTATIAKIDYESLVPLLVGSIKEQQLQIEELRREVQMLKSQSAR
- a CDS encoding NUDIX hydrolase produces the protein MIDKELERSSDAHWRTALPHVSVDCVVFGFSNSSLNVLILKIKNEKNWILPGGYVFKDESLDDAAKRVLFERSGAERIFLNVFGVFGDINRSENYFAAYKDDLWHKQRFITVGYYALVDQTNVTPIPDSFSESCEWVSINQLPTMVMDHELILKKALKTLREQLSYKPIGYNLMPKTFTMPELQSLYETILGQKLNRGNFYRKIMRYDILIKLDEPRKGGAHKAPHLYRFDEEKYKKALNELSW
- a CDS encoding glycoside hydrolase family 3 N-terminal domain-containing protein, producing MKIKYFKKAAVVFLSGALILPLLSWKEDPIKKSTISINGFTFTDLNKNGELDRYEDYRLSIADRITDLISKMTDDEKASMLMGTGMPGFDGLTPVVGAIEGRVPGAAGGTYAIKRLGIPEIIVADGPAGLRIKPIRDNDKNTYYCTAFPVGTALASTWNPLLIESVGKAMGNEVKEYGVDVLLAPALNIHRNPLNGRNFEYYSEDPLIAGKIAAAMVNGIQSNGVGTSVKHFAANNQETNRLSINENITERAMRELYLKGFEITVKESSPWTIMSSYNKINGTYTSARKDLLTDILRDEWGFKGIVMTDWFGGFAGFSSIQGGTSNVADQLTAGNDLLMPGIPAQKKAILEAMKNGKLTKEVVDRDLRNILTLVLKSSTMAKYKYSDKPDLKSHTAITRSAAAEGMILLKNDAAILPFNSKANPISAFGVTSYDFIAGGTGSGDVNEAYTVSLIEGLNKAGYKLDDELNKMYSPFVAKEKAAELASRKERGILALPQRLPELELSKDLIAKKAESTALAIITVGRNSGEGGDRNINDDFNLAADEIMLINNVSEAFHAKGKKVVVILNIGGVIETASWKDKVDAILLSWQPGQEGGNSVADIISGKVNPSGKLTMTFPVKYEDTPSAKNWLGTPIANPENVTYEEGIYVGYRYLNTFNIKPSYEFGYGLSYTNFDYTNLKLSNKTFNGKIIASLSIKNTGKVAGKEVIELYLSAPHQNIDKPKMELKAFAKTKLLKAGESQTVELTILPKDLASFMESKSAWIAEKGEYKVAIGSSSLNIKQTATFSLTKELEVEKVHKAFALTTVVNELKSK
- a CDS encoding transposase — its product is MGFKYKVADDNGIYFITTTVVNWIDVFTRKELSNVIVESLKYCQKEKGLVIYSWCLMLSHLHMIVSADEGQNLSAIMRDFKNLHPKK
- the thrC gene encoding threonine synthase; the encoded protein is MKLYSTNNKDLRVSFKDAVFNSMPQDKGLYMPVEIPQLDAEFIENIEKYSLPEIAYEIASTLLKDEIPAEALKAIIEDAINFEAPAVKLDDKTFVLELFHGPSLAFKDFGARFMSRVMAYFLKDGEQLLDVLVATSGDTGGAVALGFLGVPNTRVTILYPEGKVSPIQELQLTTNGQNIRAIEVKGTFDDCQALVKQAFADDELNGKLRLTSANSINIARLIPQTFYYFNTYAQLKKQGINDVIFSVPSGNFGNIGAGLLAYKLGLPVKQFIAATNINDTVPRFFETGIYETKPSTQTYSNAMDVGAPSNWIRIMDLFKGDVDALKKVVTSYRFDDEETLAGIKEIDNKFNYVACPHTAIAYIAIEKFRKENPMDETAAVFLSTAHACKFPDIFPIEIASKIEIPVQVKALESKSHHADQLATDFEGFKNYLLRG
- a CDS encoding homoserine kinase — its product is MTAGKAKAPFGTLGDLEDLRSIRVFAPATVANVVCGFDVLGFAVNEPGDEVEMRLTDTPGVVIKKITGDDGRLPLDAAKNTVSASVQHYLQYINRLDVGVEIDLHKKMPIGSGLGSSSASTVAGLFAINKLMGDLLTPKELVPFAMKGEELACGYGHADNVAPAILGGFVLVRSYDPLDVISLPTPAGMYAAIVYPEVDVPTKDARQMIRSKVLLKDAVTQWGNVAGLVSGLFMNDFDLIGRSMKDVLVEPTRSILIPGFEEMRTIAMENGAIGFGISGSGPSVFALTKDEETAKIITKAQQKHLLKININSKAYVSSVNAEGPRVI